A genomic region of Rhodohalobacter sp. SW132 contains the following coding sequences:
- a CDS encoding DUF6544 family protein: MMKKVIFYTIFAIGFLAACTSPAEIFENEVAQFMSAEALENEFISEDKLAELPEPVQHYFYYSGFLNQPLSGITEILWADTKIKLGPDQAWRDLETRQYNFTESGSRLAYMNARMAGVIPFEGRDKYHNGQGHMLGTLGRLIKVFDNHSREVTLGGAVILLAEALLEPSIALQEYITWEPIDEHTAGATLHHGDITVSGIFRFNEAGEFIRFESSDRPYEISSGVYEPKPFSIDLEEYHEADGLKIAGRVYATWHLEDGDFIYWDGKITGLRRNVKL; the protein is encoded by the coding sequence ATGATGAAGAAAGTCATTTTCTACACCATTTTCGCAATTGGTTTTCTTGCTGCCTGCACCTCACCCGCAGAGATTTTTGAAAATGAGGTTGCCCAGTTCATGTCCGCTGAGGCTTTGGAAAATGAGTTTATATCAGAGGACAAACTTGCTGAGCTGCCCGAACCGGTGCAGCATTATTTCTACTACTCAGGATTTCTCAATCAGCCATTATCCGGCATCACAGAAATTCTCTGGGCCGACACCAAAATAAAACTCGGGCCGGATCAGGCGTGGAGAGATCTTGAGACCCGTCAGTATAACTTCACGGAGAGCGGATCAAGGCTGGCATACATGAATGCGCGGATGGCCGGGGTGATCCCTTTTGAGGGACGGGACAAATATCACAACGGGCAGGGACATATGCTCGGTACGCTGGGTCGGCTGATAAAAGTATTCGATAATCACAGCCGGGAAGTAACCCTCGGCGGGGCAGTGATTCTGCTTGCAGAGGCACTCCTGGAGCCGTCCATTGCCCTTCAGGAGTACATCACATGGGAACCCATTGATGAACATACTGCCGGGGCTACGCTGCATCATGGTGACATCACCGTAAGCGGCATCTTCCGCTTTAACGAGGCGGGAGAATTTATCCGGTTCGAAAGCAGTGATCGTCCTTATGAAATAAGCAGCGGCGTGTATGAACCAAAACCGTTCAGTATCGATCTGGAAGAATATCATGAGGCTGATGGCCTGAAAATTGCCGGACGGGTATATGCAACCTGGCATCTTGAAGATGGGGATTTTATATACTGGGATGGAAAAATTACGGGGTTGAGAAGAAATGTAAAGCTATGA
- a CDS encoding phosphatidylcholine/phosphatidylserine synthase: protein MKKKIIALSVHLFTAIGAVLAFWALLLIVRGELRYSLFVMALAVIVDSLDGTLARQAGVTTHTPDIDGALMDNITDYLNWVFLPVFWAYSFLDLHFLAGAIVLISSLFGFSHKQAKTDDNFFRGFPSYWNLVILYLYILGANAWISLTVMLFFAVLVLVPVEFIYPSRTREWRKTTIVLSIPFAIMIFLMLYYLRETPLWLTLTSFYYPVYYVIISILAGNDDG from the coding sequence ATGAAAAAGAAAATCATCGCGCTATCCGTTCATCTTTTCACAGCCATTGGTGCCGTGCTGGCATTCTGGGCACTTCTATTGATCGTCCGGGGTGAGCTCCGGTACTCCCTTTTTGTAATGGCACTTGCCGTTATCGTGGATTCGCTCGATGGTACTCTCGCCAGGCAAGCTGGTGTAACCACTCATACACCAGATATCGACGGTGCACTGATGGATAATATCACCGATTACCTGAACTGGGTGTTCTTACCCGTTTTCTGGGCCTATTCGTTTCTTGATCTCCATTTCCTGGCGGGTGCAATAGTTTTGATATCAAGCCTTTTTGGCTTCAGTCACAAACAGGCCAAAACCGACGACAACTTTTTCAGGGGATTCCCCTCCTACTGGAATTTAGTAATCCTCTACCTCTACATCCTCGGTGCTAATGCCTGGATCTCTCTGACCGTCATGCTTTTTTTCGCTGTTCTGGTCCTGGTTCCGGTAGAATTTATCTATCCGAGCCGGACCCGGGAATGGCGGAAAACGACCATCGTACTCTCCATCCCGTTTGCCATTATGATATTCCTCATGCTCTACTACCTGAGAGAAACCCCTCTTTGGCTCACGCTGACTTCGTTTTACTACCCGGTTTATTATGTGATCATTTCGATTTTAGCGGGTAACGATGACGGGTAA